ctcttgggtaggaagtcaaggtttggatttgcaaaaattgttttcacggcttcggaataggttgctcctatttttttgacgtcccatttacctttaaaatagcatcccctatctttttcagttatgccaattagctcacaaatggtgctgtcaaaaattctaatgggtgttcctagaatgtaagtgcttagactatcattgtcttcatataggttggcatagaacaatctcactaatcgtggatagattggttcatctatttgtagtagaggtagagcttctagttgagcaaaccacttaatgggatctaagtcctctagttcatccaaatcaacgtattttcccttatggacacatcgtgtttcaaattttggaaagctaagggctacctcttttgatctaaaaaggtcatggttatatgaatctccttcaattctTATTCCTTTTgacctctttggagccattttctagacaagatgatgatgaaattgtgaaaaataagcaagagaaagagaaaagaaaggagggatttcaagtgttaccttgtggagattatgttgagagatggaaagcttggaccaccaagaatccttctccaatgtttctaagagttagaatgagggttagagggaatgggagagggttttggagaggtctttcttcgggttgggggcggtgtcaccgccggccctaacccctcgggttaaaagggtgactcggtcagtgtcaccgccaaactggtcggtgtcaccgcctggcgcccgagcgccagtcggtgcaaccgccggatctgacggtgccaccgctggcatcacgcggaggaaagaaaaaaaattttcttccttccttttgtttagcttcttccctcaagatcataatttatactttaatggatcattttgaattgaagaagaaggaagaattcaaattcataaacgaagggaaaagaacgagtcctttttgtgaagttcattttagggacaatttagcatgcctaattcccttcggatgaattcaaattggtcttcattcaaagcttttgtaaatatatctgctaattgatgctttgtgtcaatgaattctagaacaacatcattgttaagaacattattgcgtatgaaatgatgcctaacgtcgatgtgcttagttctagagtgctgaattggatttttagtaaggcatatggcactagtattatcgcattttatgggaatattttcaaggtgaattccatagtcttctaatgtatttttcatccaaattacttgtgcacaaaatgcacttgcagcaatgtattcggcttccgccgtagatagtgcaactgaattttgtttcttggaagtccaagaaacaagtgcatgtcctaaaaattggcatgttccggatgtactttttctatctatcctgcatccgccaaaatcggtatctgcataagctattagatcgaatttttcagattttggataccacaatcctaaatttggagttcctttaagatacctaaatattcttttaacactcttaagatgagataatttaggattagattgaaacctagcgcaaagtcctacactaaacataatatccggtctagtcgcagtgaggtagagtagactacttatcattcccctatatgttttttgatcgaaactttcaccattttcatccatatctaacttagtcggagtactcataggggtgtttattgtttttgaattatccatgttaaatcgttttaacaattctaatgtatatttagattggttaagaaatataccatcactaagttgtttgatttgtaatcccaaaaagaaagttaattcacccattaaactcatttcaaattcaagactcatacatttggcaaatgattcacatagtgattcatccgaagagctaaacacaatatcgtcaacataaatttgcacaataagaaaattattttcaaaatgtttaataaacaatgtagtatcaaccttgcctttggtaaaattatttaaaataagaaaggaactaagcctttcataccaagctctaggagcttgttttaagccatagagagctttagtcaatttgaatacatgattaggaagaagagaattttcaaatccgggaggttgttcgacaaatacttcttcagaaataaaaccattcaagaaagcacttttaacatccatttgaaatagtttaaaattattactactagcatagataAGGAGCatacttatggcttctaatcgagccacgggagcgaaggtttcttcgtaatcgataccttcttctttgttgaaacctttggccactaatctagccttatttctaaccacgataccattttcgtcttgcttgtttctaaagacccacttagtacctatgactaagtggtcaattggtctaggaacaagcttccatacctcattcctctcaaattggttcaattcttcttgcatttcaatgacccaaaaatcatcttttaaggcttcgtcaatgcatttaggttcaatttgagaaaggaaagcggcgttagcacagaaatttttgaaagaagaacgagtttgaaccccttttgatgtatctcctataatttgctcttttggatgagcatctacatacttccattcttttggtaaagaaatttcggaagaagatgcattcaaatggctattttgaggagaaggttcatttaaattcaaattatcaaaaccaagatcatcatcaaaatcatttttctttaaatcgaaaatttcattaaaaactacatgaatagactcttcaattactaaagttcttttattaaaaacccgaaaagctttagaaacggaagagtaaccaagaaagatgccttcatcggatttagcatcaaattttcctaaagcatccctttcatttaaaataaagcatttacaaccaaaaactttaaaataggagatgtttggttttttgttattccataattcatagggagttttggataaggatggtcttattaggactctattcatgatgtagcaagccgtatttacggcttcggcccaaaagtacttaggtaaactatgttcattcaacatagttcttgccatttcttgtaggtttctatttttcctttcaactactccattttgttgaggatttcttggagttgagaagttgtgattgtacccattactttcgcaaaaattttgaaagtcacggttttggaattcaccaccgtgatcactccgaattgatgaaatcatgaagcctttttcgttttgagtgagtttacaaaatttagagaaacacttgaagcaatcacttttgtgaactaagaaataggtccaagtgtatctagagtagtcatccacaatcacaaaaacatatttgcttccacctagacttattgtatcaattggtccaaataagtccaaatggatcaattgtaatggtctagtagtgctaatttgattttttggtttgaagcttgtttttatttgtttgcctagttgacatgcatcgcatactttgtccttaataaactttatatttggaattcctcgtactaattcttgagatgagatcttagatattgttttcatgcttgcatggcctaatctcctatgccaaagccaagcatcatcatttacggcggagaagcacatttcattacttagttcatcaagattgatggtatagatattattttgttttaaagcaatcatagtcatgttatgatttggtttttcaataatgcacatatttgattcaaatctaacgatgtaacctttatcgcatagttgactaatactcaagagattatgtttcaatccatcaactagtaagacatcatcaatggaaaaattaaatttgttaccaatagttcccttgccaatgattttgcccttgttgttgtctccgaaggtaacgtacccttcttctttgctagtgagcatagagaaatgagatggatctccagtcatatgtcttgagcatcgactatcgagataccatctcttgctcctagcttgtgtgtttgtctacaaaagaggataatttttaggtacccatttgattttgggtgcctcaaaaattgacccactaactttgttatttatgattgaattctttatagttcctttaggaacccatattaatttttgtgaactaattttcctaaatgggcatttgtaggcaatatgtccggatttgcaacaaaagttgcatttcatataagaggagacatgtaatgtaggtccttttatgaaagtggtaggattttgatgtaatccttttacaaatccaattccatttctatttgcgatgtgacccttgtgtgcaaggatcatatctaatcctttgctaccaaccttaaacttgtttaaggtttccttaagaagcaaatttttattttttattacttctaagtgctcacacttagagcatggaggagtttgaagactatcaaacttatcttgtagcaaagcatgctctttctttaagatacttaacttcttgctaacagttctacattcatcaaataattcatgaaaagcgatagatagttcttcaaaagataaatcttcattaaataaatcacatacgtcttctcctaacgccattagcgcgtaatgagcaacttgctcggtgttggactcctcttcttcggatgcgcttgaatcatcccacgttgccttgaacgccttcttctttgatgttctctttttggcttgaggacaatcgttcttatagtgtcccggttttttgcattcatagcaaatcacttggtccttcttttgttcaaatttattttttgtattatttttaaatctgttctttcttaaatattttttaaatttttgagtcaaaagtgcaatgtcattgtcactgtcctcatcacttgatgttcctttcaagtggtcttcttgtgatttgagtatcatatccttcctgttctttggaagggggttcttgagctcgtcatgagcttgacatgtcatttcgtaggtcattagagacccaatgagttcttcaagagggaatgctttaaggtctttggcctcttgaatggccgtaacttttggatcccaacttttagggagggatcttaagattttagttactagttcaaagttagtaaaatctttaccaagagctttgagttcattgatgatatccgtaaaccgggtgtacatgtctccgatggactcacttggtttcattcggaaaagttcgtaagagtgcacaaggatgttgattttggactctttcactcggttagtgccttcatgagtgacctcaagagttctccaaatatcaaaagtcgaatcacacattgaaacacgattaaattcgttcttgtctagtgcacaaaacaatgcattcatagcctttgcatttaaagcaaaaaccttcttctccgattcatcccattcgctcatcggaagagaagattttcgaaatccattctcgacaatagaccaaagctcaaagtccatagaaatgaggaagattctcatgcgagtcttccaatatgtgtaatccgacccattaaacaaaggtggtcgtgcaatagaatggccctcttgcatgccggagtaagccatctctcttgggtattaaaccaaatatgagagataaccttgctctgataccacttgttaggatcggagtggcactaagagggggggtgaattagtgcagcggattaaaacttcgattttaacaaaatctttcgtacgttaagaacgaaacttgagaaatttaacttgaaggcgtattcttaaaattgcgcagcaagagtaataaggaactaaagcagtaagaagatttgcagtaatgtaaatgacaataataaagagcaaaccagagattacaccgatttttagagtggttcggtcaaatgacctactccacttgcgaggcccctcttcgatgaggctcccaccttccactagcaagtctcttgaaatggaagggtaaacacccctcttacaaccttttacaagcagctcaacctcttacaaattttcaataggaaagaaggaggagaactctctagcaaattgaaaacaagacttgctaagactttctaagacttttctctcaatcaaaatgcttctcaaaagttgtaacctcagctgagatttgaggggtatttataagcctcaagaggattcaaattttgggcttcaaaatttgaattctcttagggttctcggtgctggaggtgccaccgcccagcgctcgggtgctggacggtgcaaccgcccagccaaggaggtgtaaccgcccaccCAGGCGGTCCCAccacctggctttccgattcattggtttggcttaattttcgcccaaaccaaatctgactttgggcccagttcgcccctaaccaggatataggattatctcttaatcctaatcctaattacaggtgaactacataacacaaaaaaacatcctaagcaagttttttaaccgcgaacgtcgagtcttgttcctgcgagctttccgacggactccctgcaagctcccaatctttgtgatgactttaacgagtagccgagccttctcggtgatctccgcgagcctccgacgatttcttcggcgaacttctgacacgttcccgatttcttctcggttggttccggcagcatctccgatgattcttcggtctcttaaacgtccatcgagctcgactccggtatccttgctttatgttttctggttatcatagttaatcctgcacacttaactcaataatatggattagatcaattaaccctccaattgattatatcatcaaaatccgagattcaacagcttcaaCTGCCTCTCGGTCACAAGGATACCTCGGGCGCAGAACGTGTAGGCCGATGCTTTGGCCAGGTTGGCCTATGCTCGTAGCCTGGAAGCAATCCTGGCAACTGAATCCATAATGGTCCCGACCATGCCAACCTATGACATCACCGAAATAGAGGTCTCGCCAAACTGGATGGAAGTAATCCTCCGTTTCAAGAGGGACGGGACACAGCCCGAAGACCTGACGATCACACGACGATTGAGGCAAACCCAAGCCTAGTCCTGCGAGGTCGGTGGAAAGCTATACCAGAGAGCCTTCTCCCAACCCCTCCTGCGCTATCTCGCGCCACCAAAGGCCGAGACGATTCTCGCTGAACTCCATGAGGGGATCTGTAGGGAGCACATCGGGGGCCAAACCTTGGCCTTCAAAATCCTCAGACAGGGATACTACTGGCTGACCATGCGCCAAGACGCCCTATCATATGTATAGCGGTGCCAATAGTGTCAAAGACCCACACCCGGTTGCAACGCCAACTAGCGGTGCCTCTTACCCTGGTGGATGCGGCCTGGCCCTTTGCCCAATGGGGACTTGACCTCCTCGGGCCTTTTCCTCCAACTTCAGGACAACAACGCTTCCTCATAGTCGGGGTTGACTACTTCACTAGGTGGGTTAAAGCCGAACCCCTAGCATCCATCACCGAGAAACAAGTTCAGGGCTTCACATGGAAGAACGTCATTACCCGGTTCGGAATCCCGAGAGCTATCATCACCGACAATGGAGCTTAATTCAACAACGCTAAATTCAAGgcctattgctagtcatatggGATACAATTGAAGTTCAGCTCGGTCGCACACTCCTAAACCAATGGCTAGGTTAAAGTAATGAATCGAGAAATCCTGGAAGGCATTAAGAAGAGGGTCTCGGGCGTGTGCGGGGCCTGGGTGGATGAGCTCCCTAGCATCCTGTGGGCAATGCAAACAACCCCCAAGACCACCTTGGGGGAGTCTCCATTCAGTCTAGCGTTCGAGATCGAAGCAGTCCTTCCGCCCGAAATGGTGTTCCCGACCTTGCGCACCATCGCCTACAAACAAGACAACTCCGAGGAGGGCCTACGGGCGAACCTAGATCTCCTTGAAGAGAGAAGAGCCAAGGCGCATCTACGCACCCTGGCATACAAAAAGGCTACAACTTGAATCTACAACCACAAAGTTCGTCCATGACCAATCAAGGTCAGAGACCTCGTCCTTCGAAAGACTAAGGTGAAACGACCTAACCCAAGTAAGGGGAAAGCTCGAGCCAAACTGGGAAGGCCCTTACCAGGTCTATGATGTAGTCTGAGAAGGAACCTACCGCCTTGAGACTATGGAGGAAATCCCCTACCAAGGACGTGGAATGTGGCAATTTTAAAAAGATTTTATCCATGAAGGAAAAAAGTTAAGATGCCGAAAAGTCAATTTTCATTGATCAAAAGTAACATACACATTGTGCCCGGGCAATACAACCTCAAATTTTGACCCGACCAAGGCAAAAGAGAAAATGCTATAACACTTAGTTGGGggggatgttaggactctagctagaagaatcctaattaagagggacattcatgtaaaacctacttaagctgacccctattaaagaggtgaagaggccggctagggtttgaaggttatttcttagagaaaaattaggagttgtaaaggaataggagtcttgagtaggagtcctattaggagtcttgagtaggagtcttaattgagtaggagttctattaggagttagggtttagaaaccctataaatatccatatattcatcctcttttgataagcaatagatgaatcttttctgcagcctttgagtagcaacttggagggaggaacccctatagagctccaaggaggccgatcccctaaagagatcaaccccaagtttaaaatctgcaaggtttctaacacctgatatcagagcaACATTTTTGGCATCTTgctacccttccatagccatccatcagccctccacaattgcctaaagcaattcccacaattgcttaaaagatcgtcgccaaattccgccgtcatctccaccatcgcagatcatcctttgatctccctatgaattacaacaggttctggtttcctaccttactactactgcaatttagttatccttattcgaaaatctaagaaaataaattattccaaaattgctgcataaacttttcgtcgtaaagttttcatctctacaatgaaaaatacattgcagaattctagccgcatagcacagtctgtttgatcttgctactacatttttttatccaaatctctatgaaatttttataacagctttgaaatttcctaatagcagatttctctttggttttgttaaaaaattttcaatataaatcattgatattttatgtctaaactgctatacttgaaaatctgcactataaaattccaactgcataacatagtttgtttgatcttgctactatattttttctgtccaaatctttacaaaatttttatgatagctttaagacttcataatagtggatttcccttatgatagcctattaaacccagaaagccatgtagcaattttatgttcctcggggtcggccagttctgcattgcttctattttggaggggtccaccatcacatcttcctctgatatgatatgcccaagatatttcaccttttgttgaagaaagcaaaaattcatagtggtcattgtgtgttcgaaaggtagtTTTCGGAATGTctttttcgcacactcgtatttgatgatacccggatcgaaggtccagctttataaagatttgtgctccctttcatctagcaattcatctactactagaatatggtagtcatccttgatggttataccattaagagctcgataatcaacgcatattcaccaTATTCTGTCCTTCTTgtatacaagtagcaccagtgaagagtagaggcgGCAACTTAACCaaataactcatgtttcaagcatctcttttacaatcctttctatttcatcattctggagatgtagatattgatatggccgagtatttgctgtagGTGTTTttagaagaatcattatataatgatcatgtcgacgggtaagaggtaggttgtgcgattcatcaaatatatctgaaaatttagcaagcaaaggaaataggtttggatcttcaaattctattggctctcccttagtttgctgctcaagttataccaaaaagctacTATAtactttatacaaaaccttcttcatttgttgtgtgcaaatcgtcattatgtcgcccctacgtttcccgtgcagtatcacctgtttctccttactgtaaaatttcataattagttgcataaaattccaagaaacatcacctaataccatcaaccatttaattctaagcatggcctcatgatcatcaagagggaggaggaagaaatatgcaattatctcttggtcctgcagtaacaGTTTCACGCGCGGGcgactacgatcatacttcaaaatccatctgtcgatgaccttaacgtcaaacctgctacaattctcgataggtaaggccatctaaaCAGCAactttactatttaggaagttattagtactactcgtgtcgatgagaacagtgatcggttgttatttgagaaggcctccaactttcatcgtttgcgggtttgagtagctagctagtgcatgtaccgtaacttcggtcgattgtggctcttcttctatatcttcttcttcatgttcaagggtctcttctgaatattcaatgacctctttttctactggttcaatcataagaagtctccctttactacagcgatgctcacggctccacggctcatcgcaatgcccacATAACCCCTTcatagatcgctcccgaagttcttctcttgtcaaactttttagtgcagggactcaATTGATagtgggggggctgagggctttggtattgctggttggggagcaaccctagtcctttgggcttcatggttcaatcgctcctcttgaaatcatgcgaaagagatggctgccataagcgtgtacagttgtcgcactttaacttctccccggatctctggcttcaagccctcaatgaaggtccccaatagctatttttgagaccaatcatgagtttgattagataatctttcaaacttggtttggtaatcttgaatggtggaggtttgttagatctttgctagttgtctattaatgttcttgtaatcggttagtttgaag
The DNA window shown above is from Musa acuminata AAA Group cultivar baxijiao chromosome BXJ2-4, Cavendish_Baxijiao_AAA, whole genome shotgun sequence and carries:
- the LOC135608726 gene encoding uncharacterized protein LOC135608726; amino-acid sequence: MNREILEGIKKRVSGVCGAWVDELPSILWAMQTTPKTTLGESPFSLAFEIEAVLPPEMVFPTLRTIAYKQDNSEEGLRANLDLLEERRAKAHLRTLAYKKATT